In one window of Campylobacter sp. DNA:
- a CDS encoding DUF805 domain-containing protein, whose translation MTFIESVRTCLKENYCNFEGRAPRSEYWWFALFAALLGIVTLVLDGFLGTYAVTSSGRMIGFINSIFLLAILLPSIAVAVRRLHDTDRSGWFYLLIFVPIIGPVVLIVFFIQQGTNGGNRFGDDPLRPASRGSIF comes from the coding sequence ATGACTTTTATAGAGTCTGTTCGCACTTGTCTCAAAGAGAATTATTGTAATTTTGAGGGGCGTGCACCACGTTCAGAGTACTGGTGGTTTGCATTATTTGCGGCACTTTTAGGAATCGTAACGTTAGTATTGGATGGCTTTTTAGGCACCTATGCCGTTACGAGTTCCGGTAGAATGATCGGTTTCATTAACTCAATCTTTTTATTGGCAATACTTTTACCTTCTATCGCCGTAGCGGTAAGACGCCTGCATGATACCGATAGAAGCGGCTGGTTTTATCTGTTAATTTTTGTCCCGATAATAGGTCCAGTAGTATTGATCGTATTTTTTATCCAGCAAGGCACTAACGGAGGCAACCGCTTTGGAGACGATCCGTTGCGACCCGCAAGCAGAGGCTCGATTTTTTAA
- a CDS encoding HD domain-containing protein has protein sequence MISSNLVEQIFKSASISRWNDYPKMVSLVELDKQAHKFIIAYFIASFERDVDINYVIEAGIFEFLARIVVTDIRPDVFHQIQKTKKKKINEWVLSVLESDLLPIQNGAFFERFKKYLNSKDHKKEAVILKAASYLSTRWEFNIVYQTSQFLNDIEELKAKVDEELEDYYELIGVRKIVMNKKLARIVDLSGRLRFQKRWAQTPRIPETSVLGHMLVVAILSYFFSLEVDACRSRTAYNFFCALFHDLPESLTRDIISPVKYGVKGLSDIIGEYEMRLIDDKILPFVPEHMRDDFSYILGIRKEGGKFIKDEFENRTFELGKEPKFAEGSLKMFNEDKFRAIDGKALKYCDKLAAFFEAGISISYGVKSKELLSGYNSMLEFFKAKPKIEGVDFYSVCEDFKEHFGLNRIDL, from the coding sequence ATGATAAGCTCAAATTTAGTCGAACAAATTTTTAAATCCGCAAGCATTAGCCGCTGGAACGATTACCCAAAGATGGTAAGTTTAGTTGAGCTCGACAAGCAGGCGCATAAATTTATCATCGCTTATTTTATCGCTAGCTTTGAGCGCGACGTGGATATCAACTACGTCATCGAAGCGGGGATTTTCGAGTTTTTAGCGCGTATCGTAGTAACCGACATCCGTCCGGACGTCTTTCATCAGATCCAAAAAACCAAGAAAAAAAAGATCAACGAATGGGTTCTAAGTGTCCTAGAAAGCGATCTTTTGCCTATTCAAAATGGCGCTTTTTTCGAGCGATTTAAAAAATATCTAAATTCCAAAGATCATAAGAAAGAAGCGGTGATCTTAAAGGCAGCTAGTTACCTCTCTACGCGGTGGGAATTTAACATCGTCTATCAAACTAGCCAGTTTTTAAACGACATCGAGGAGCTAAAAGCCAAGGTGGATGAGGAGCTCGAGGATTATTACGAGCTTATCGGCGTGCGAAAGATCGTGATGAATAAAAAGCTCGCCCGCATAGTCGATCTTAGTGGTAGACTTCGTTTTCAAAAGCGCTGGGCGCAGACGCCGCGCATCCCTGAGACATCGGTGCTTGGACATATGCTGGTAGTCGCGATTTTAAGCTACTTTTTTTCGCTTGAAGTGGATGCGTGCCGCTCGCGCACGGCGTATAATTTTTTCTGCGCGCTATTTCATGATTTGCCCGAAAGCCTCACTCGCGACATCATTAGCCCCGTAAAATACGGCGTCAAAGGCCTTAGCGACATCATCGGCGAATATGAGATGCGGCTAATAGACGATAAAATTTTGCCTTTCGTGCCGGAACATATGAGAGATGATTTTAGTTATATTTTGGGTATCCGCAAAGAGGGCGGTAAATTTATAAAAGATGAGTTTGAAAACCGCACCTTCGAGCTAGGCAAGGAGCCTAAATTTGCAGAAGGTAGCCTAAAGATGTTTAACGAAGATAAATTTCGCGCGATTGACGGCAAAGCGCTTAAGTATTGCGATAAGCTAGCGGCGTTTTTCGAGGCTGGAATTTCGATTAGTTACGGCGTAAAGAGCAAGGAGCTGCTTAGCGGGTATAATTCGATGTTAGAGTTTTTCAAAGCCAAGCCAAAAATCGAAGGCGTCGATTTTTATAGTGTTTGTGAGGATTTCAAAGAGCATTTTGGGCTTAATAGGATCGATTTATAA
- the queF gene encoding preQ(1) synthase produces MRYGEEEIEKFDIEKMEVWPNKQERDYLIKITLPEFCCRCPRSGYPDFATIYFEYIPDKLVVELKAIKIYINSFMNRYISHEDSINEIYGALQNKLKPKFMKITGDFNPRGNVHTVIEINSDQIYR; encoded by the coding sequence GTGAGATACGGCGAAGAGGAAATTGAGAAATTTGACATAGAAAAGATGGAAGTTTGGCCCAACAAACAGGAGCGCGACTATCTAATAAAAATCACCCTGCCCGAGTTTTGCTGCCGCTGCCCGCGCTCTGGCTATCCGGACTTTGCGACGATCTATTTTGAATATATCCCGGATAAGCTCGTAGTGGAGCTTAAGGCGATTAAAATTTACATAAATTCCTTCATGAATCGCTACATCAGCCACGAGGATAGCATAAATGAAATTTACGGCGCGCTTCAAAACAAGCTAAAGCCTAAATTTATGAAAATCACGGGCGATTTTAATCCGCGCGGCAACGTCCACACGGTAATCGAAATAAACTCGGATCAAATTTATCGATGA
- a CDS encoding transporter substrate-binding domain-containing protein, whose protein sequence is MRLLFILALFCASIFANTLDEIRQAGVIRVGVREGRPPLSESNNGKFEGFEIELASSIAKDIFGDKKGEVQFVAVTAGDRIPFLKNNKVDMVIGTFMITQERKKQVDFSLPYLSVNFGIVTRKEDQVKDFAQVRDMRISIEKNPNGSMTERYLRKEKFSNLVYCKNTSECYAMMKDGRADGYANDNIIVLAYAVVDDTLEVPFKNLGAAEFLGVGVQKGNQSLLDFINADLIKLSKEGFFKKAYEDTFEPFYRGTADKKYFLLDGIYNML, encoded by the coding sequence ATGAGATTACTTTTTATTTTAGCCTTATTTTGCGCTAGCATTTTTGCAAATACACTAGATGAAATCAGGCAGGCAGGTGTTATCAGAGTGGGCGTGCGCGAAGGTCGTCCGCCGCTAAGCGAGTCTAATAACGGCAAGTTTGAGGGTTTTGAAATCGAGCTTGCTAGCTCAATCGCCAAAGACATTTTCGGCGATAAAAAGGGCGAAGTGCAGTTCGTAGCCGTAACCGCAGGCGATAGAATCCCGTTTTTGAAAAATAACAAGGTCGATATGGTCATCGGCACCTTTATGATTACGCAAGAGCGTAAGAAGCAGGTGGATTTCTCACTTCCGTATCTATCGGTAAATTTTGGCATCGTAACGCGTAAAGAGGATCAAGTGAAGGACTTCGCACAGGTTCGTGATATGAGAATTTCAATCGAAAAAAATCCCAACGGCTCGATGACCGAGCGCTATCTACGCAAAGAGAAATTTAGCAATTTGGTCTATTGCAAAAATACTAGCGAGTGTTACGCGATGATGAAGGACGGCAGAGCCGACGGCTACGCCAACGACAACATCATCGTCCTAGCCTATGCTGTCGTGGACGATACGCTCGAAGTGCCGTTTAAAAACCTAGGCGCGGCGGAATTCTTAGGCGTCGGCGTGCAAAAAGGCAATCAAAGCCTGCTTGATTTCATCAATGCCGATCTAATTAAGCTAAGCAAAGAGGGCTTTTTCAAAAAGGCTTATGAGGACACTTTCGAGCCATTTTACCGCGGCACTGCGGATAAAAAATACTTCCTGCTAGACGGAATTTATAATATGCTTTAG
- a CDS encoding Crp/Fnr family transcriptional regulator, whose product MIDRLNNDYSEKFDFLSRERIAKFRRESYARGDVIYAQKFKFIILLRGRAKLNCYENGKEFIFSFVRSGAYVCLDKNTSLEILSDCETLQINISELFELLGDEFASSIINALIKNIYSQRILIKEIVFAKIQTRILNFLNRIANADKIVELPFNIMTLASLLGAPRQNVSQAITKLVNDKKIVKLKGNRIKIL is encoded by the coding sequence ATGATAGATAGACTAAATAACGATTACAGCGAGAAATTCGACTTTTTAAGCAGGGAGCGGATTGCTAAATTTAGGCGCGAAAGCTACGCTCGCGGTGACGTGATCTACGCGCAAAAGTTTAAATTTATCATTCTACTGCGCGGCAGGGCGAAGCTAAACTGCTACGAAAACGGTAAGGAATTTATCTTTAGCTTCGTAAGAAGCGGCGCCTACGTCTGCTTGGATAAAAACACGAGCCTTGAAATTTTAAGCGACTGCGAGACGCTGCAGATCAACATCTCGGAGCTTTTCGAGTTGCTCGGAGACGAGTTTGCAAGCTCGATCATAAACGCACTTATCAAAAACATCTACTCGCAGCGAATTTTAATTAAAGAGATCGTCTTTGCGAAGATCCAGACGCGGATTTTAAATTTCTTAAATCGCATTGCAAACGCAGATAAGATCGTGGAGCTTCCCTTTAATATAATGACGCTTGCAAGCCTGCTCGGTGCGCCTCGCCAAAACGTCTCTCAGGCGATTACGAAGCTCGTAAACGACAAAAAAATAGTGAAATTAAAGGGCAATAGAATTAAAATTTTGTAG
- the typA gene encoding translational GTPase TypA codes for MENIRNIAVIAHVDHGKTTIVDELLKQSGTFGNHQEVGERVMDSNDIERERGITILSKNTAIHYGGVKINIIDTPGHADFGGEVERVLKMVDGVLLLVDAQEGVMPQTKFVVKKALSLGLRPIVVVNKIDKPAADPDRVVNEIFDLFVALDANDEQLEFPVIYAAAKNGYAKYDLSDESTDMKPLFETIISHVPTPSGSDDNPLQLQVFTLDYDNYVGKIGIARIFNGTINKNQSVMLAKADGTHINGRISKLIGFSGLERTDIDAAGTGDIVAIAGFDALDVGDSIVDPNNPIPLDALHIEEPTLSVIFSVNDGPLAGTEGKFVTSNKIDERLEAEMKTNIAMRYENAGEGKFKVSGRGELQITILAENMRREGFEFCLGRPEVIIKEIDGIKCEPFEHLVIDAPDDCTGTVIEKLGRKKAEMKVMNPTGDGQTRMEFEIPARGLIGFRSQFLTDTRGEGVMNHSFLEFRPFIGAVEKRQNGALVSMENGVALGYSLWNLQDRGVLFIAPQAKVYLGMIIGEHSRPNDLDVNPIKGKNLTNVRASGSDDAIKLVPPRALNLERALEWIEEDELVEVTPVNIRVRKRYLDPTTRRRMAKK; via the coding sequence TTGGAAAATATCAGAAATATCGCGGTTATCGCGCACGTCGATCACGGAAAGACCACTATCGTAGACGAGCTTTTAAAACAATCCGGCACCTTTGGTAATCACCAAGAGGTCGGCGAGCGCGTGATGGACAGCAACGACATCGAGCGCGAGCGCGGCATTACGATACTATCCAAAAATACCGCCATCCACTACGGCGGCGTTAAAATCAATATCATCGACACCCCAGGTCACGCCGATTTCGGCGGCGAGGTCGAGCGCGTGTTAAAAATGGTAGACGGCGTACTTTTGCTCGTCGACGCGCAAGAAGGCGTCATGCCGCAGACGAAATTTGTCGTAAAAAAGGCGCTATCTTTGGGACTTAGACCGATCGTAGTCGTAAACAAAATCGACAAGCCCGCAGCCGATCCGGACCGCGTAGTAAATGAAATTTTCGATCTTTTCGTAGCGCTTGACGCAAACGACGAGCAGCTTGAGTTCCCCGTCATCTACGCCGCGGCCAAAAACGGCTATGCAAAATACGATCTAAGCGACGAGAGCACCGACATGAAGCCGCTTTTTGAGACGATTATCTCTCACGTTCCAACTCCGAGCGGCAGCGACGATAATCCTTTACAGCTGCAGGTTTTCACGCTCGATTACGATAATTACGTCGGTAAGATCGGCATTGCTAGAATTTTCAACGGCACGATAAACAAAAACCAAAGCGTTATGCTAGCCAAAGCCGACGGCACGCACATCAACGGTAGAATTTCAAAGCTCATCGGCTTTAGCGGGCTTGAGCGCACCGACATCGATGCAGCGGGCACGGGCGACATCGTGGCTATTGCGGGATTTGACGCGCTTGACGTAGGCGATAGTATCGTCGATCCCAATAACCCGATTCCGCTTGATGCGCTGCATATCGAAGAGCCGACCCTTAGCGTAATTTTCAGCGTAAATGACGGACCGCTAGCTGGTACGGAGGGTAAATTCGTAACCTCAAACAAGATCGACGAGCGCTTGGAAGCGGAGATGAAAACCAACATCGCGATGCGCTATGAAAACGCGGGCGAGGGCAAATTTAAAGTAAGCGGCCGCGGCGAGCTGCAGATCACGATTTTGGCCGAAAATATGCGCCGCGAGGGCTTTGAGTTCTGCCTCGGGCGCCCGGAAGTTATCATCAAAGAGATCGACGGCATCAAATGCGAGCCTTTCGAGCACTTAGTTATCGACGCGCCCGATGATTGTACCGGCACCGTTATCGAAAAGCTAGGCCGCAAAAAAGCCGAGATGAAGGTGATGAATCCTACCGGCGACGGGCAGACGCGTATGGAGTTTGAGATCCCGGCGCGCGGTCTTATCGGCTTTCGTTCGCAGTTTTTGACCGATACTCGCGGCGAAGGCGTAATGAACCATAGTTTTTTGGAATTCCGCCCTTTCATAGGCGCGGTCGAGAAGCGACAAAACGGCGCGCTCGTGAGTATGGAAAACGGAGTGGCGCTAGGATACAGCCTGTGGAACCTACAAGATCGCGGCGTGCTTTTTATCGCTCCGCAGGCAAAGGTCTATCTAGGTATGATCATCGGCGAGCACAGCCGTCCGAACGATCTGGACGTAAATCCGATCAAGGGTAAAAATTTAACCAACGTCCGCGCCAGCGGCAGCGATGATGCGATCAAGCTCGTGCCGCCGCGAGCATTAAATTTAGAGCGCGCGCTGGAGTGGATCGAGGAGGACGAGCTTGTGGAAGTCACGCCCGTAAATATCCGCGTACGCAAGCGATACCTGGATCCTACGACGCGCAGACGAATGGCGAAAAAATAG
- a CDS encoding molybdopterin-dependent oxidoreductase, whose protein sequence is MKRRDFLKAGILGASAASASRIEGVSQTIFDNKKVFGANRFGPFWLNLNSSQIVSVSDFEGDKFPNTMNYSLPDNIQNENRVLYPMVRKSYLKAKGAAKSELRGKEEFVRVSWDVALDLAAKALKENFDKYGAEAIYGECYWWGGSGKIGWGRTVAHRMLKILGGYVEESGDYSTGAGLVIMPHVLGSSAVYDAPTTWKAIVKNAKNVVFWATDPAVTNQISSIPPTHDGYIGMQELKKSGIKTYSVNVMRNDTARYFDSEDIILHPNTDTALIIGMCHYLFTNNLYDEEFIKKYTVGFNKFKAYFLGESDKIVKDAAWASKICGLSEEAIVKFATALAKEPSTILIGRGLQRADHGEQPFWALVALNAMLGYIGKEGLGFEFSLGYGSAGATNKVAPILKGLSTRIDEKYENTGSAPWKSAKNITIPSSRSIEALEHPGKQIDYDGTKIKLPHMRVAYMACGSMFTRHQDVNNIVKQWRKLDTVITAEPYWTSTAKLSDIVLPVAVEVERNDINQTGATGEYIVAYRPAIEPMGESKSDFWICEQICKRWGYGEVFSEGKDELGWMKEFYADAVEQAKGLNITMPSFEEFYDKGFVRFEKDDESSALYTRLAAFRENPAKNRLGTPSGKIELYSPTIAKMGYADCPPMPTWIEPKEWLGDAKKTAKYPIHIVSPHSRYRLHSQLNNSIIRNFAEVSGREPVLINPKDAEARGLANGDIVRVFNDRGEILAGVLVTDIVPERVAAICEGAWYDPEVWGEKSLCQHGCVNVLTFDKGTSSLAQSNSAHTVLAQIEKFKGEIKPIQAFSKPKILQSL, encoded by the coding sequence ATGAAAAGGCGAGACTTTTTAAAGGCAGGGATTTTAGGCGCAAGCGCGGCAAGCGCTAGCAGGATTGAGGGGGTTTCTCAGACGATTTTCGATAACAAAAAGGTATTCGGCGCGAATAGATTCGGTCCTTTTTGGCTAAATTTAAACTCGTCGCAGATCGTTTCGGTAAGCGATTTCGAAGGCGATAAATTTCCAAATACGATGAATTACAGCTTGCCGGATAATATCCAAAACGAAAACCGCGTGCTCTATCCGATGGTGCGTAAAAGTTATCTAAAGGCAAAAGGTGCGGCAAAGAGTGAACTGCGCGGTAAAGAGGAGTTCGTGCGCGTTAGCTGGGACGTAGCGCTTGATCTAGCCGCAAAGGCTTTGAAAGAAAATTTCGACAAATACGGCGCCGAGGCGATCTATGGCGAGTGCTACTGGTGGGGCGGTAGCGGCAAGATCGGCTGGGGACGCACCGTAGCGCACCGAATGCTTAAAATTTTAGGCGGCTACGTAGAGGAAAGCGGCGATTACTCCACCGGCGCGGGGCTTGTTATAATGCCTCACGTGTTGGGCTCAAGCGCCGTTTACGACGCGCCTACTACGTGGAAAGCGATCGTCAAAAACGCCAAAAACGTCGTATTTTGGGCGACTGATCCTGCGGTAACCAATCAAATTTCATCCATTCCGCCTACGCACGACGGTTATATCGGCATGCAAGAGCTTAAGAAATCGGGCATCAAAACTTATAGCGTAAACGTAATGAGAAACGACACCGCGCGCTACTTTGATAGCGAAGATATCATCCTGCACCCAAATACCGACACCGCGCTCATCATCGGTATGTGCCATTATCTGTTTACGAACAATCTCTATGACGAGGAATTTATCAAAAAATACACCGTCGGATTTAATAAATTTAAAGCGTATTTTCTAGGCGAGAGCGATAAAATCGTGAAGGACGCAGCTTGGGCGAGCAAAATTTGCGGGCTTAGCGAGGAGGCTATTGTGAAATTTGCTACGGCGCTTGCAAAGGAGCCGAGCACGATTTTAATCGGTCGCGGTTTGCAGCGCGCCGATCACGGCGAGCAGCCTTTCTGGGCGCTAGTGGCGCTTAATGCGATGCTAGGGTATATCGGCAAGGAGGGTCTCGGCTTTGAATTTAGCTTAGGCTACGGTTCTGCGGGCGCTACGAATAAAGTGGCTCCAATTTTAAAGGGGCTTAGCACTCGTATAGATGAAAAATACGAAAACACGGGCTCTGCGCCTTGGAAAAGTGCGAAAAACATTACCATCCCGTCCTCTCGCAGCATAGAGGCGCTGGAGCATCCGGGTAAGCAGATCGACTACGACGGCACTAAAATCAAGCTGCCGCATATGAGGGTTGCTTATATGGCGTGCGGATCGATGTTTACGCGCCATCAAGACGTGAATAATATCGTCAAGCAGTGGCGTAAGCTCGACACCGTTATCACCGCCGAGCCTTACTGGACGAGCACGGCGAAGCTTAGCGATATCGTGCTTCCGGTGGCTGTCGAGGTCGAGAGAAACGACATCAACCAAACCGGCGCTACTGGCGAATATATAGTCGCTTACAGGCCCGCAATCGAGCCGATGGGCGAGAGCAAGAGCGACTTTTGGATCTGCGAGCAGATCTGCAAGCGCTGGGGATACGGCGAGGTCTTTAGCGAGGGCAAGGACGAGCTAGGATGGATGAAGGAATTCTACGCCGATGCCGTAGAGCAAGCTAAAGGTCTAAATATAACGATGCCTAGCTTTGAGGAATTTTACGACAAAGGCTTCGTGCGCTTTGAAAAGGACGACGAGAGCAGCGCGCTATACACGCGCCTTGCGGCATTCCGCGAAAATCCCGCCAAAAACCGCCTAGGCACCCCATCTGGCAAGATCGAGCTTTACTCACCAACGATCGCTAAGATGGGCTATGCCGACTGCCCGCCGATGCCTACTTGGATCGAGCCGAAAGAGTGGCTGGGGGATGCGAAAAAGACGGCGAAATACCCGATTCATATCGTAAGCCCGCACTCTCGCTACCGCTTGCACAGTCAGCTAAACAACTCGATCATCAGAAATTTCGCCGAGGTTAGCGGCAGAGAGCCGGTGCTTATCAATCCAAAAGACGCCGAAGCGCGCGGGCTTGCGAACGGCGACATCGTGCGCGTTTTCAACGATCGCGGCGAAATTTTAGCGGGCGTGCTCGTTACCGACATCGTGCCCGAGCGCGTCGCAGCGATCTGCGAGGGCGCGTGGTACGATCCCGAGGTTTGGGGCGAGAAAAGCCTCTGCCAGCACGGCTGCGTAAACGTGCTTACGTTTGATAAAGGCACGTCAAGTCTCGCACAAAGCAACTCGGCTCACACCGTGCTAGCGCAGATTGAGAAATTTAAGGGGGAGATTAAGCCAATACAGGCGTTTAGTAAACCTAAAATTTTGCAGTCGCTATAA
- a CDS encoding transporter substrate-binding domain-containing protein: MKLLFTLILLCAGLFANTLQEIRNSGVIRVGVRDGRPPFSEISGGKFEGFEIELANAIAKAIFGAKQGEVQFVSLSAADRVSYLVNNKVDIVAATFVIDSARKNHVDFSMPYFSTNLGVLTRKADAIKDISRLRDMRLITEEGTTVDNYLKKEKFSNVSYCKNTSECYAMIRDGKADGYVNLNITVLAYAVVDDTLEVPFQNFGKPDFIGIGVQKGNKELLDFINAELVKLSKEGFFKKAYQDTFEPFYRGTADKKYFLLDGIYDLL, encoded by the coding sequence ATGAAACTACTTTTTACTTTGATCTTGCTTTGTGCGGGGCTTTTTGCAAACACGCTGCAAGAGATCAGAAATAGCGGCGTCATCAGAGTAGGCGTCAGAGATGGCAGACCGCCTTTTAGCGAGATTAGCGGCGGTAAATTTGAAGGTTTTGAGATCGAGCTTGCCAATGCGATCGCAAAGGCGATTTTCGGTGCCAAACAAGGCGAAGTGCAGTTTGTCTCTCTAAGCGCCGCCGATCGCGTCTCGTATCTAGTCAATAATAAAGTCGATATAGTTGCAGCTACCTTCGTCATCGATTCGGCGCGCAAAAATCATGTAGACTTCTCGATGCCGTATTTTTCGACCAATCTCGGCGTACTAACTCGCAAAGCGGACGCCATCAAAGATATATCGCGTTTGCGCGATATGAGGCTCATAACCGAAGAGGGCACGACCGTAGATAATTACCTCAAAAAAGAGAAATTTAGCAACGTAAGCTACTGCAAAAATACAAGCGAATGCTACGCGATGATCCGTGACGGCAAAGCCGACGGATACGTCAATCTAAATATCACGGTGCTAGCCTACGCCGTCGTGGACGATACGCTCGAAGTGCCGTTTCAAAACTTCGGCAAGCCCGATTTCATCGGTATTGGCGTGCAAAAAGGAAATAAGGAGCTACTTGATTTTATCAACGCAGAGCTTGTAAAACTAAGCAAAGAGGGCTTTTTCAAAAAGGCTTATCAGGACACCTTTGAGCCTTTTTACCGCGGTACGGCGGATAAAAAATACTTCCTTTTAGACGGAATTTATGACTTGCTATAA
- the tpx gene encoding thiol peroxidase has translation MPTVTFQGKPVELSGQEINLGDRAPQVRLVAQDLSEIEIASGKHVQIIVAVPSLDTPVCATEARKFNERAASLPNTEVIVVSMDLPFAMGRFCTTEGIKNLRVASDFRDKEFCHRYGTLIASGALAGLSARAIFVIDTAGVVVYKELVSDIASEPDYDAALDFAELVARNSCSN, from the coding sequence ATGCCAACAGTAACATTTCAAGGAAAGCCCGTAGAGCTAAGCGGGCAAGAGATAAATCTAGGCGATCGCGCGCCGCAAGTACGCTTAGTAGCTCAAGATCTAAGCGAAATCGAGATCGCTAGCGGCAAGCACGTGCAAATCATCGTCGCCGTGCCGTCGCTAGATACGCCCGTCTGCGCGACGGAGGCACGCAAGTTCAACGAGCGCGCTGCATCGCTTCCTAACACCGAAGTAATCGTCGTTTCGATGGATTTGCCGTTTGCGATGGGGAGGTTTTGTACGACTGAGGGGATAAAAAATCTACGCGTTGCAAGCGATTTCCGCGATAAGGAATTTTGCCACCGCTACGGCACCCTCATCGCCAGCGGCGCATTAGCAGGTCTCAGCGCCAGAGCGATCTTCGTCATAGATACTGCAGGCGTCGTGGTTTATAAAGAGCTTGTAAGTGATATAGCCTCTGAGCCCGACTACGACGCAGCGCTAGATTTTGCAGAGCTCGTCGCTCGCAACAGCTGCTCTAACTGA
- a CDS encoding HAD-IB family hydrolase, translating into MNLVLFDFDGTITRDDSLLEFVAYVVGFKKFFRGILVLSPILAAYKLGLASNNFTRRKLLGYFFAGMSADKFDKICKKYSTTHIEDILKQSAMDKIASYKAAGDKIVIVTASLEDWLRPWCDAQGLELLGTKIRRKGGIITGEIEGQNCYGAQKVARVRAAYDVQAFDRVIAYGDSRGDREMLEFADEAHYKAFE; encoded by the coding sequence ATGAATCTTGTTTTATTCGACTTTGACGGCACGATCACGCGCGATGATTCGCTGCTCGAGTTCGTCGCCTACGTAGTCGGATTTAAGAAATTTTTTCGCGGGATTTTGGTGCTATCACCCATTTTAGCGGCGTATAAGTTAGGTCTTGCGAGCAATAATTTTACGCGCAGAAAGCTCTTGGGCTATTTTTTTGCAGGCATGAGCGCCGATAAATTTGATAAAATTTGCAAAAAATACTCCACCACCCACATCGAAGATATCCTAAAACAAAGCGCGATGGACAAGATCGCAAGCTATAAAGCCGCGGGCGATAAGATCGTCATCGTCACCGCCTCGCTCGAAGATTGGCTACGTCCGTGGTGCGACGCGCAGGGCTTGGAGCTTTTAGGCACTAAAATACGGCGCAAAGGCGGCATCATCACGGGCGAGATCGAGGGGCAGAACTGCTACGGCGCGCAAAAGGTCGCTCGCGTGCGCGCGGCATACGACGTGCAGGCTTTCGATCGCGTTATCGCTTACGGCGACAGTAGGGGCGATCGCGAGATGCTTGAGTTCGCCGATGAGGCGCACTACAAGGCGTTTGAGTAA